The following coding sequences lie in one Prochlorococcus marinus XMU1419 genomic window:
- the nadA gene encoding quinolinate synthase NadA, giving the protein MTSTAKQKSFQNEEDLISEIKERCKKANAIILAHYYQAPEIQEIADFIGDSLDLSRKAANNDADIIIFCGVHFMAETAKILSPNKTVLLPDLDAGCSLADDCPSDKFQKFREENPDHYVVSYINCTAEVKAQSDLICTSSNAVSLIKKIPEDKKIIFAPDQNLGRWVQKNSGRDLKLWPGSCIVHESFSEEALLKLKYQNPGSKVIAHPECSQNLLLLSDFIGSTSKLLDFVSKDPSKTYMVLTEPGIIHQMKKKEPNKIFIEVPDVEGCKCNECPYMKLNTLQKILDCLKNNSPSIELDPEIIRRAYVPIKRMLDMSN; this is encoded by the coding sequence ATAACTTCTACTGCAAAACAGAAATCATTTCAAAACGAAGAGGATTTGATTTCTGAAATAAAGGAGCGTTGCAAAAAAGCTAATGCAATTATTCTTGCGCACTATTATCAAGCTCCAGAGATTCAGGAAATTGCAGATTTTATTGGCGATTCATTAGATCTATCTAGGAAAGCTGCAAATAATGACGCAGATATAATAATTTTTTGCGGTGTACACTTTATGGCCGAAACCGCAAAAATACTTAGCCCTAATAAAACAGTCCTTTTACCAGATCTTGACGCAGGATGCTCATTAGCAGACGATTGTCCTTCAGATAAATTTCAAAAGTTCAGAGAAGAAAATCCAGATCACTATGTCGTAAGTTATATAAATTGCACTGCAGAAGTAAAAGCTCAAAGTGATCTGATATGTACAAGCAGTAATGCAGTCTCATTAATTAAAAAGATACCTGAAGATAAAAAGATAATATTTGCGCCAGATCAGAACCTTGGGAGATGGGTACAGAAAAATTCAGGAAGAGATCTTAAATTATGGCCTGGCAGCTGCATTGTTCATGAATCATTTAGTGAAGAAGCACTTCTAAAATTAAAATATCAAAATCCAGGATCAAAAGTCATCGCTCATCCTGAATGTAGTCAAAATTTACTACTTCTATCGGACTTTATTGGATCAACAAGTAAACTGCTTGATTTCGTAAGTAAAGATCCATCTAAAACTTACATGGTATTAACTGAACCCGGAATAATCCACCAAATGAAGAAGAAAGAACCTAACAAAATTTTTATTGAAGTCCCAGATGTAGAAGGTTGTAAATGTAACGAGTGTCCATATATGAAATTAAATACCTTACAAAAAATTCTTGATTGTTTGAAAAACAATTCCCCGTCTATCGAACTTGACCCAGAAATAATAAGAAGAGCCTATGTACCGATAAAGAGAATGCTAGATATGAGTAATTAA
- a CDS encoding DUF1651 domain-containing protein, with the protein MEEFTLINKQRNRIKVFKPFEDISKPSPSINAMEISYGCIYKRSSKPVMKGSRVETIEDARKEYKQLLEEGWRKTSIFKSYF; encoded by the coding sequence ATGGAAGAGTTTACTTTGATAAATAAGCAAAGAAATCGAATAAAAGTATTCAAACCATTTGAGGATATTTCTAAACCATCTCCAAGTATTAATGCAATGGAGATTAGTTATGGGTGTATTTATAAAAGATCTAGTAAACCAGTTATGAAGGGTTCAAGAGTAGAAACTATTGAAGATGCAAGAAAAGAATATAAGCAGTTATTGGAAGAAGGTTGGAGGAAGACAAGTATATTTAAAAGTTATTTTTGA
- a CDS encoding DUF1651 domain-containing protein, protein MTSGVANVWTNFYRGSLIDPPTGWLFNQKSGLLIFFESYKRSVSDNLKVYTHLFYANELGEPAQLKNSRLLSIECACETWNELISGGWQIATNKFQ, encoded by the coding sequence ATGACATCAGGAGTCGCTAATGTTTGGACTAATTTTTATCGTGGCAGCCTTATTGACCCCCCAACTGGCTGGTTGTTTAACCAAAAAAGTGGTTTGTTAATTTTTTTTGAGAGTTATAAGAGATCTGTATCTGATAACTTAAAAGTATATACTCACCTTTTCTATGCGAATGAATTAGGTGAGCCAGCCCAACTTAAAAATTCAAGACTTCTTTCTATTGAGTGTGCTTGTGAAACATGGAATGAATTAATTTCAGGAGGTTGGCAAATTGCTACTAATAAATTCCAGTAA
- a CDS encoding DUF3303 domain-containing protein, protein MQRYLISYEFTDGEDQEEGAEMLINWYESGGPQNRPENYEVHSWIFMVQNGIGHSVVSADSLETIWKQWHPWRRLMDISIQPCMDLDETVGLFKKQKMNTRIV, encoded by the coding sequence ATGCAAAGGTATTTGATTTCCTACGAATTTACAGATGGCGAGGATCAAGAAGAAGGTGCAGAAATGCTAATTAATTGGTACGAATCAGGTGGGCCCCAAAACAGACCTGAAAACTATGAGGTTCATTCTTGGATTTTTATGGTTCAAAATGGGATTGGACATTCTGTAGTGAGTGCAGATTCTCTTGAGACAATTTGGAAGCAATGGCATCCCTGGAGAAGATTAATGGATATAAGTATTCAGCCTTGTATGGATCTTGATGAAACAGTCGGATTATTCAAAAAACAAAAAATGAATACACGGATAGTCTAA
- a CDS encoding molecular chaperone DnaJ: protein MNTQELKVNYKKLLNKAVKANGRKETVSYLNRAAKIKSKLYSNTKVNCFRCNGAGFLRISLDETKTCLSCYGKGFLIKEIQQV from the coding sequence ATGAATACTCAAGAACTTAAAGTCAACTACAAAAAGCTTTTAAACAAAGCTGTTAAAGCAAACGGACGTAAAGAAACAGTTTCTTACTTAAATCGTGCTGCTAAAATCAAGTCAAAACTCTACTCAAATACTAAAGTAAATTGCTTTAGATGTAATGGAGCAGGTTTTCTAAGAATTTCATTAGATGAGACTAAAACGTGTCTATCTTGCTATGGAAAGGGTTTTTTAATTAAAGAAATTCAGCAGGTTTAA
- a CDS encoding SDR family oxidoreductase, with protein sequence MPTYLITGSNRGIGLELCKQIHKRGDNVIATCRKASKELKDLGVRVEENIEITSNESITNLCKKLSGVNLDCLIHNAGIYEFNSFENLDKNSILRQFEVNALSPICMTQSLKHLLKRFSKVAFITSRMGSIEDNSSGSSYGYRMSKVALSMAAKSLSIDLSNDDIYVAILHPGLVSTRMTGFTRNGISPEESANGLLKRIDSLNKKNSGTFWHANGEVLPW encoded by the coding sequence ATGCCGACCTATCTAATTACAGGATCAAATAGAGGTATTGGATTAGAATTATGTAAGCAAATTCATAAGAGGGGAGATAATGTAATTGCAACGTGTAGGAAAGCTTCAAAAGAACTTAAAGATTTAGGAGTGAGAGTTGAAGAGAATATAGAAATTACTTCTAATGAGTCGATTACAAATTTGTGTAAAAAATTATCTGGAGTAAATTTAGATTGCTTAATTCATAATGCAGGAATTTATGAATTTAATTCTTTCGAAAACTTAGATAAGAATAGTATTTTGCGTCAATTTGAAGTTAATGCATTGAGCCCCATATGTATGACTCAATCACTTAAACATCTTTTAAAAAGATTTTCTAAAGTTGCTTTTATCACAAGTAGAATGGGATCTATTGAAGATAATTCATCTGGAAGTTCTTATGGTTACAGGATGTCTAAAGTTGCCTTGTCCATGGCAGCAAAATCACTTTCTATAGATTTATCAAATGATGATATTTATGTAGCTATTTTGCATCCTGGGTTAGTGAGTACAAGAATGACTGGCTTTACAAGAAATGGAATTAGTCCTGAAGAATCAGCAAATGGCCTTTTAAAACGTATTGATTCTCTAAATAAAAAAAATTCTGGTACTTTTTGGCATGCCAACGGAGAAGTTTTGCCTTGGTAG
- a CDS encoding TIGR02450 family Trp-rich protein: MKWPPSLCWTAPKTINGNRHFQVKAYGGKNEDRWVDIFPTKNKKDIKRISWAKLKSEWTSGWLRLPKDKD; the protein is encoded by the coding sequence ATGAAATGGCCTCCTAGTCTTTGTTGGACAGCACCAAAAACTATTAACGGTAATAGGCATTTTCAAGTTAAAGCTTATGGTGGTAAAAATGAAGATAGATGGGTTGATATTTTTCCAACCAAAAATAAAAAAGATATCAAAAGGATCTCATGGGCAAAACTAAAATCAGAATGGACTTCTGGATGGTTAAGGCTCCCAAAAGATAAAGATTAA
- a CDS encoding SAM-dependent methyltransferase: MNSLPANNPDWLVKKIIKMGGTISFYDFMNFALNDPINGYYGSGKAELGVRGDFVTSPSLSDDFAFLVGKQIEDWLIQFKSSFLFNQTLSVTEFGAGDGSFMSGLIKYFLENSKNFLEGVSFVIIEPNEGMVEKQKNKLEEFLNLGIDILWKGLDEVEENNINGIVLANEVLDALPVERITFSKGKLIRQAVSIDKKSHKLFFDEMPITRELEKSFELAKSELGITIPPEDALEGWTTEWHVDNSKWLEAIYGKINNGILLIIDYAKEAKKYYNSKNSDGTIVSYENQKMKNNVLDSPGNCDLTSHVCIETLINDAETLGFNTDGINKQGEALLALGLAERLYGIQKEFKENLSNALLRREALLRLVDPVCLGDFKWFVFKKFNEKKMNINSTCLR, encoded by the coding sequence ATGAATAGCTTACCCGCGAATAATCCAGATTGGTTAGTAAAAAAAATAATAAAAATGGGTGGGACTATAAGTTTTTATGACTTTATGAATTTTGCATTAAATGATCCTATTAATGGTTATTACGGCAGCGGTAAAGCTGAGTTAGGCGTTCGAGGAGATTTTGTCACATCTCCATCTTTATCTGATGATTTTGCTTTTTTGGTTGGTAAACAAATAGAAGATTGGTTGATTCAGTTCAAAAGTAGTTTTTTATTTAATCAGACATTATCTGTAACTGAATTTGGGGCTGGAGATGGAAGCTTTATGAGTGGATTAATTAAATATTTTTTAGAAAACAGCAAAAATTTTTTAGAAGGAGTTTCTTTTGTAATTATTGAACCTAATGAAGGGATGGTAGAAAAACAAAAAAATAAATTGGAGGAATTTTTGAACTTAGGTATTGATATTTTATGGAAAGGTTTGGATGAAGTAGAGGAAAATAATATAAATGGAATAGTTCTAGCAAATGAGGTTTTGGATGCTTTGCCAGTAGAAAGAATAACCTTCTCAAAGGGAAAATTAATTCGACAAGCAGTTTCTATAGACAAAAAATCTCATAAATTATTTTTTGATGAAATGCCAATTACACGCGAATTGGAAAAAAGTTTTGAACTTGCTAAAAGTGAGTTAGGAATAACTATTCCGCCTGAAGATGCTCTTGAAGGATGGACGACAGAATGGCATGTAGATAACTCAAAATGGTTAGAAGCTATTTATGGGAAAATCAATAATGGTATTTTATTGATAATTGATTACGCTAAAGAAGCTAAAAAATACTATAACTCTAAGAATTCTGATGGGACGATAGTTTCATATGAAAATCAAAAAATGAAGAATAATGTCCTAGATTCTCCTGGAAATTGCGATTTAACATCTCATGTGTGCATAGAAACTTTAATTAATGATGCTGAGACTCTTGGATTTAATACTGATGGAATAAATAAACAAGGAGAGGCTTTGTTGGCGCTTGGATTAGCAGAGAGACTTTATGGGATTCAGAAAGAATTTAAGGAAAATTTATCAAATGCTCTTTTAAGGAGAGAAGCATTACTTAGACTTGTTGATCCGGTTTGTTTAGGTGATTTTAAGTGGTTTGTTTTTAAAAAGTTTAATGAGAAGAAAATGAATATAAATTCAACCTGTTTGCGTTAA
- a CDS encoding DUF1651 domain-containing protein, which translates to MTLGGANVWTNFSYGYRNESPSGWLLSPDRSRLILFTRNKKSPRNSMRIFTHTYYANDLGEPMAIKSSTQMYLDNAWDKWHDLQLEGWTFEELELPESV; encoded by the coding sequence ATGACTTTAGGAGGAGCTAATGTTTGGACTAATTTTTCTTACGGTTATCGTAATGAGTCACCAAGTGGTTGGTTGCTTAGCCCAGATCGCAGCAGATTAATTTTATTTACAAGGAATAAAAAATCTCCAAGAAATAGTATGAGAATCTTTACTCATACATATTATGCAAATGATCTTGGTGAGCCAATGGCAATTAAATCATCAACTCAAATGTATTTGGATAATGCTTGGGATAAATGGCATGACCTTCAATTGGAAGGTTGGACTTTTGAAGAACTTGAATTACCTGAATCAGTATGA
- a CDS encoding chlorophyll a/b-binding protein, whose amino-acid sequence MDALTSFIVVIIAITIQFSLYAIKRLQEPLEPNYLIVKNSKKIKNYMGKYWKNAEITNGRLAMIGFTALIINYGFFGWIIPGFI is encoded by the coding sequence ATGGATGCTCTTACTAGTTTTATAGTTGTTATTATCGCAATTACAATTCAATTCTCTTTATATGCGATCAAAAGGTTACAAGAACCTTTAGAACCAAATTATTTGATAGTTAAAAATTCAAAAAAAATAAAAAACTATATGGGTAAATATTGGAAAAATGCCGAAATAACAAATGGGAGATTAGCTATGATTGGTTTTACGGCTTTAATAATAAATTACGGCTTTTTTGGTTGGATAATTCCTGGTTTTATTTAG
- a CDS encoding TPM domain-containing protein, which translates to MPSKINYLLGIFLSILVLISHKPVFAINNPNLLPEEKTPVIDLAKTLSPNQKKSLEEKLNSLEIESGWKIKYLSQFESSPGSAIKDYWDLDETSLLIVADPRGGNLLNFNVGEAYFNFMPRLFWVELQTRFGNQYYVKDHGEDGAVLDAIDSVKICLERGGCQVVPGLPKEQYIWTLCTSILGGLVAGFASAPRKEGQVISIGFLALLSPLWGMLFGIFGLAPIISRTNDLLPLFKNGLAFTAAGIAGYILSQTLFSRYEKPKNT; encoded by the coding sequence ATGCCTTCAAAGATTAACTATTTATTAGGAATATTTCTATCTATTTTAGTTTTAATTTCACATAAACCCGTTTTCGCTATAAATAATCCAAATCTCTTACCTGAAGAAAAAACACCAGTAATTGATTTAGCTAAAACATTAAGCCCTAATCAGAAAAAATCTTTAGAGGAAAAGCTCAATAGTCTAGAAATTGAAAGTGGGTGGAAAATTAAATATTTATCTCAGTTTGAAAGTTCTCCTGGTAGTGCAATAAAGGACTATTGGGATTTAGATGAGACAAGTTTGTTGATAGTTGCGGATCCTAGAGGGGGAAATTTGCTGAACTTTAACGTAGGAGAGGCTTATTTTAATTTTATGCCAAGGTTATTTTGGGTTGAACTTCAAACAAGATTTGGCAACCAATACTATGTTAAAGATCACGGTGAGGATGGTGCAGTATTAGATGCAATTGATTCAGTAAAGATTTGCCTCGAAAGAGGAGGTTGCCAAGTTGTCCCTGGCCTACCCAAAGAGCAATATATATGGACTTTATGTACATCAATTCTGGGAGGTTTAGTAGCAGGTTTCGCATCTGCTCCAAGAAAAGAAGGTCAAGTCATATCAATTGGATTTTTAGCTCTTCTTTCACCTTTATGGGGAATGTTATTCGGAATTTTTGGTTTGGCACCGATAATATCTAGAACAAATGATTTATTACCTTTATTTAAAAATGGTTTAGCTTTTACAGCCGCAGGAATTGCGGGTTATATCTTATCTCAAACATTATTTTCAAGATATGAAAAGCCCAAAAATACTTAA
- a CDS encoding DUP family protein — MINKKDKIDPIDNLEYEKVLEEEIINSYESKFQKDTQPDKKKIKFYRLKRTPLEIVNRSFFFFFIGSFLFSLFLAYSESKLWFILYVISLLSCVFYTPNRKALKELIAAWPNIEDLIKRRSLWRKGK; from the coding sequence ATGATAAATAAAAAGGATAAAATCGATCCAATTGATAATTTAGAGTATGAAAAAGTTCTAGAAGAAGAAATAATTAATTCGTACGAAAGTAAATTTCAGAAAGATACGCAACCGGACAAAAAAAAGATTAAATTTTACAGACTTAAAAGAACTCCACTAGAAATAGTAAATAGGTCATTTTTCTTTTTCTTTATTGGAAGTTTTCTTTTCTCTTTGTTCTTAGCTTATTCAGAAAGTAAGTTATGGTTCATACTTTATGTAATAAGTCTATTGTCATGTGTTTTCTATACTCCTAACAGAAAAGCACTTAAAGAATTAATAGCAGCTTGGCCAAATATAGAGGATCTCATTAAAAGGAGGAGTTTGTGGAGAAAAGGCAAGTAA
- a CDS encoding Notch domain-containing protein, translating to MSNKFYEWWQNHRKVLTYGAFIILFGFYLSPLVKEAKYKNQCIKYSTKGALTKFNKDDIGETLLEETGLNIDELAEIEGYKNCIN from the coding sequence GTGTCCAATAAATTTTATGAATGGTGGCAAAACCATAGAAAAGTTTTGACCTATGGGGCTTTTATCATCTTGTTTGGCTTTTATTTATCTCCTCTTGTAAAAGAAGCAAAATATAAAAACCAATGCATTAAATACTCTACTAAAGGGGCATTAACTAAATTTAATAAAGACGATATCGGAGAAACTTTATTAGAAGAAACAGGTTTAAATATTGATGAACTAGCAGAGATTGAAGGTTATAAGAATTGTATTAATTAA
- the aroB gene encoding 3-dehydroquinate synthase: MNKRKILVPLGDKSYEVTLEAGILNNISEELLKIGITKKRKILVISNEEISNLYGEKFLNNLKDNKFQAKMFLIKAGESYKNLKTLSEIYDVAFEFGLDRNSIIIALGGGIVGDVSGFAAATWLRGIEYIQIPTTLLSMVDSSVGGKTGVNHPKGKNLIGAFNQPKAVFIDPETLKSLPKREFSAGMAEVIKYGVIRDKELFEYLEIEKNKNELINLKNEYLIKIINSSIKTKSHVVSQDEHENGVRAILNYGHSFGHVIENLCGYGKFLHGEAISIGMNIAGKIAIEKGLWSKEEFERQRILLESYDLPTEIPKINKEDVLTILMGDKKVRDGKMRFILPKEIGAVDIYDDVEDSLFLKFFS; this comes from the coding sequence GTGAATAAGAGAAAAATATTAGTCCCATTAGGTGATAAGTCATACGAAGTAACTCTAGAAGCAGGGATACTGAATAATATCAGCGAAGAACTTTTAAAAATTGGAATAACAAAGAAAAGAAAAATACTTGTGATTTCAAATGAAGAAATATCAAATTTGTATGGTGAAAAATTCTTAAATAATTTAAAAGATAATAAATTTCAGGCCAAAATGTTCCTCATCAAGGCTGGAGAATCATATAAAAACTTAAAAACCTTAAGTGAAATATATGATGTAGCATTTGAATTTGGCTTAGATAGAAATTCAATAATTATTGCACTAGGAGGAGGAATTGTTGGAGATGTAAGTGGTTTTGCTGCTGCGACTTGGCTGAGAGGTATCGAATATATTCAGATTCCAACAACATTATTATCAATGGTTGATTCATCTGTGGGAGGGAAAACAGGAGTAAATCATCCAAAAGGTAAGAATCTAATTGGAGCTTTTAATCAACCTAAAGCAGTTTTTATTGATCCAGAAACCTTAAAAAGTTTGCCCAAAAGAGAATTTAGTGCAGGCATGGCTGAAGTAATAAAATACGGAGTAATAAGAGATAAAGAACTTTTCGAATACCTAGAAATTGAAAAAAACAAAAATGAACTTATAAATCTCAAAAATGAATATTTAATTAAAATAATTAATAGTTCAATTAAAACAAAGTCTCATGTTGTTTCTCAAGACGAACATGAAAATGGTGTTAGAGCAATATTGAATTATGGTCATTCTTTTGGTCACGTTATTGAAAACTTATGTGGATACGGCAAATTCCTTCATGGTGAGGCAATATCAATTGGCATGAATATTGCGGGGAAAATAGCAATTGAAAAAGGGTTATGGTCTAAAGAAGAATTTGAGAGACAGCGAATTCTCTTAGAGAGTTATGATCTCCCTACCGAGATTCCCAAAATAAATAAAGAAGATGTTCTAACAATACTTATGGGTGATAAAAAAGTTCGTGATGGCAAAATGAGATTTATATTACCGAAAGAAATTGGTGCTGTTGATATATATGATGACGTAGAAGATTCATTATTTTTAAAGTTTTTTTCTTAA
- a CDS encoding NAD-dependent DNA ligase: MKTYLEERIEWYDDNYRDGNALISDKQFDQLEKNLLRTNPNCDYFKKKNKLVLPSLEKDSIDEFLKGLLEDTRLLIEPKIDGCAVALQYRDGTFEKAISRKGTDVTSKIIKIQDIPDNLALKGILQVRGELFSPNKSPNISQRIASGFLRAKEGFFEGLSFCAFQILNSKLNQYESKKSLSKLGFTIPQDISCNFTSQVQVFRKQWLEGKLFRKYPTDGIVVKINSRKLQLIREKSNLDYPYWQVAIKS, translated from the coding sequence ATGAAGACTTATTTAGAAGAGCGAATTGAGTGGTATGACGATAATTATAGAGATGGTAATGCTTTAATATCTGATAAGCAGTTTGACCAACTTGAAAAGAATTTATTAAGAACAAATCCTAATTGCGATTACTTTAAAAAGAAAAATAAACTTGTTTTACCTTCATTAGAAAAGGATTCAATAGATGAATTTTTGAAAGGATTATTAGAAGATACCAGATTATTAATTGAACCTAAAATTGATGGTTGTGCTGTTGCTTTGCAATATAGGGATGGAACCTTTGAGAAAGCAATTTCAAGAAAGGGGACTGATGTTACTAGTAAAATTATTAAAATCCAAGATATTCCAGATAATCTTGCTTTAAAAGGAATTCTTCAAGTTAGAGGCGAGTTATTCTCACCCAACAAAAGTCCAAATATCTCCCAGAGAATTGCTTCTGGATTTCTCAGAGCTAAAGAAGGATTCTTTGAGGGTCTTAGCTTCTGCGCATTTCAAATACTTAATTCAAAACTTAACCAATATGAGTCCAAAAAGAGTCTTTCCAAACTTGGCTTTACGATCCCTCAGGATATTTCATGTAACTTTACGAGCCAAGTTCAAGTATTTAGAAAACAATGGCTAGAAGGGAAGCTCTTTAGAAAATATCCAACAGATGGAATAGTAGTAAAAATAAATTCTAGAAAATTACAATTAATTAGAGAAAAATCAAATTTAGATTATCCTTATTGGCAAGTTGCAATAAAAAGTTAG
- a CDS encoding TIGR04168 family protein: protein MKVLSIIKPNIVLFVGDISDGSVKIIKKINEIKIPTFVILGNHDRGKDSTGETLSRQIRVLGEKYCAWDLKVFNNQINLLSARPCSSGGGYYLAKEVKGVYGPITEQDSINKIIKCSEETVEEIPLIIMSHAGPSGLGSEPKSICGKDWKLPSLDWGDRDLSAAISQIQKRRKVDLVIFGHMHKRLKRNLGLREMFKIDSKGTIYFNTAVVPRYKTDEDGKLLINFSWIEFENKELRHVSHRWYSESGEIREEDKFF from the coding sequence TTGAAAGTTTTATCGATTATCAAACCAAATATCGTTTTATTTGTTGGTGATATTTCTGATGGAAGTGTCAAAATAATTAAAAAAATCAATGAGATCAAAATTCCTACTTTTGTGATTTTAGGAAATCATGATAGAGGGAAAGATTCTACAGGCGAAACTCTCTCAAGGCAGATACGTGTTCTTGGTGAAAAATATTGTGCATGGGATTTGAAAGTTTTTAATAATCAAATAAATTTATTGTCTGCTAGACCATGTAGTTCTGGCGGCGGATATTATCTTGCAAAAGAAGTTAAAGGCGTTTATGGACCTATAACCGAACAAGATTCAATAAATAAAATTATCAAATGTTCAGAAGAGACTGTTGAAGAAATACCTCTAATAATTATGTCTCATGCTGGTCCTTCGGGTTTAGGTTCAGAACCTAAAAGCATTTGTGGGAAGGACTGGAAATTACCCTCTTTAGATTGGGGAGATAGAGATTTGTCTGCTGCTATTTCTCAAATACAAAAGAGAAGAAAAGTTGATCTTGTAATTTTTGGTCATATGCACAAACGGCTTAAAAGAAATCTTGGTTTAAGAGAAATGTTTAAAATTGATAGCAAAGGAACAATTTATTTCAACACTGCTGTAGTGCCAAGATATAAAACTGATGAAGATGGGAAATTGCTAATTAACTTTTCATGGATTGAGTTTGAAAATAAGGAATTAAGGCATGTTTCTCATCGATGGTATTCAGAGTCTGGCGAAATTCGTGAAGAAGATAAATTTTTTTAG
- a CDS encoding 5-(carboxyamino)imidazole ribonucleotide synthase: MSFKKNINDIKKNYSLGIIGGGQLALMLTEAAKKRDLEVCVQTKSCDDPAGLKADHVIEADPLKIRGNKSLINECEKIIFENEWIKIDKLNLIGNKDIFVPSLNAIKPLVDRFSQKKLIDRMNIPCPKWISIEDFKNLSDEEINNWTFPLMAKSNKGGYDGKGNRKIKTKEDLDSFLTENNSDEWLIEEWIEYEKELALVGSRDRAGKIRFFPIVETFQSNHVCDWVLAPGTNEYDLNLFAINIFSSIVNELNYVGVLAIEFFYGDNGLLINEIAPRTHNSAHFSIEACTSSQFDQYVCISSGIMPPEIKMNCEGAIMINLLGLKKNFPISMETRIKMLSEIEGSNIHCYGKSREILGRKMAHITFLLNGKTHSERYDEAQVLLTMVRDIWPSPNG, translated from the coding sequence ATGAGTTTTAAAAAAAATATAAACGATATTAAGAAAAATTATTCCCTAGGAATAATTGGAGGGGGTCAGCTTGCATTGATGTTAACCGAGGCAGCAAAAAAAAGAGATTTAGAAGTATGTGTGCAGACAAAATCTTGTGATGACCCTGCTGGTTTAAAAGCAGATCATGTCATAGAAGCTGATCCTTTAAAGATAAGAGGTAATAAATCATTAATTAATGAGTGTGAAAAAATAATTTTTGAAAATGAATGGATAAAAATTGATAAATTAAATTTAATTGGCAATAAAGATATTTTTGTTCCAAGCCTTAATGCCATTAAACCATTAGTAGATAGGTTTTCTCAAAAAAAATTAATAGATAGGATGAATATTCCCTGTCCAAAGTGGATAAGTATTGAAGATTTTAAAAATCTCTCGGATGAGGAAATCAATAATTGGACTTTTCCTCTAATGGCAAAATCAAATAAAGGTGGATATGACGGCAAAGGGAACAGAAAAATAAAGACAAAAGAAGATTTAGATTCTTTTTTAACAGAGAATAATTCTGATGAATGGTTAATAGAAGAATGGATAGAGTATGAAAAAGAATTGGCTCTTGTTGGTTCGAGAGATAGGGCCGGTAAGATAAGATTCTTTCCAATAGTTGAGACATTCCAATCAAACCATGTTTGTGATTGGGTTCTTGCACCTGGAACAAATGAATATGATTTGAACTTATTTGCAATAAATATTTTCTCTTCAATAGTTAATGAACTTAATTACGTTGGAGTTTTAGCTATTGAATTCTTCTATGGCGATAATGGTCTTTTAATTAATGAAATAGCTCCTAGAACACATAATTCAGCTCATTTCTCTATTGAAGCTTGTACCTCAAGTCAGTTTGATCAATATGTTTGCATTTCTTCTGGGATAATGCCTCCTGAAATTAAAATGAACTGTGAAGGGGCAATTATGATAAATCTACTGGGATTAAAAAAGAATTTCCCAATCTCAATGGAAACCAGAATTAAAATGTTATCTGAAATTGAAGGTTCTAATATTCATTGTTACGGTAAATCTCGAGAAATTCTGGGAAGAAAAATGGCTCACATTACATTTTTATTAAATGGTAAAACGCATTCAGAAAGATATGATGAGGCACAAGTTTTGTTAACTATGGTACGAGACATATGGCCATCTCCAAATGGATAA